A region from the Melioribacter roseus P3M-2 genome encodes:
- the cobA gene encoding uroporphyrinogen-III C-methyltransferase yields MYKIKSLPVLLRNPKILVIGGGNVAGQKISVLLQNNVDFVAIAEHFREELQNLEFKRLTKSFEKKDAEGFDIIIDATGNPEVNRQLKELKKERFFLLNTVDVPQECDFYFSSLLLYNNLKIAISSDGASPTLTQVVRDRIKNYLPAKLEELAEKKLNERSSGIVDVESTRSETERLFGKVFIVGCGVGGVEFLTVKAYHILKEGIDAAVYDNLVSDEILSILPGRVEKIYAGKSKGSHSMTQEEINTLLVKLASEGKRVGRLKNGDPYIFGRGSEEALHLINNKIDVEIIPGISSATAAPLLAGIPPTSRNFSSSVSIVTGHLKGGEFDYSWIDLLKRKNHTTVVLMGVTYADKISELARKQKVDDFTPAAVISNAGRRDQKVEIGALSDLEELAARAVQPSLIVFGDVVNLSRILPRYTVNEFINQQV; encoded by the coding sequence ATGTATAAAATAAAATCTTTACCGGTGCTTCTCCGCAATCCGAAAATACTTGTCATCGGAGGAGGGAATGTTGCCGGTCAAAAGATATCCGTACTTCTCCAAAACAACGTCGATTTCGTCGCCATTGCAGAGCATTTCCGGGAGGAATTGCAAAATCTTGAGTTCAAAAGACTGACAAAATCCTTCGAGAAGAAAGACGCGGAAGGATTCGACATAATTATCGACGCAACCGGCAATCCGGAAGTTAATCGTCAATTGAAAGAGTTAAAAAAAGAACGCTTCTTTCTGCTCAACACTGTCGACGTGCCGCAGGAATGCGACTTTTATTTTTCATCTCTTTTGCTCTATAATAATCTTAAAATTGCCATATCGAGCGACGGAGCAAGTCCTACATTAACGCAGGTAGTCCGGGATAGAATCAAAAATTATTTACCCGCCAAACTCGAAGAATTAGCGGAAAAAAAATTGAACGAGCGTAGCAGCGGCATAGTCGACGTCGAATCGACCAGGTCGGAAACCGAACGGCTTTTCGGAAAAGTATTTATTGTAGGATGCGGCGTCGGCGGCGTCGAGTTTCTTACGGTCAAAGCTTATCATATTTTAAAAGAAGGAATAGACGCGGCTGTATACGACAATCTAGTATCGGACGAAATACTCTCCATCCTGCCCGGCAGAGTGGAAAAAATTTACGCCGGCAAATCGAAAGGCTCGCATTCGATGACGCAGGAAGAGATAAATACACTTCTCGTAAAACTAGCCTCGGAAGGGAAACGCGTGGGACGCCTCAAAAACGGAGACCCGTATATATTCGGACGCGGAAGCGAAGAAGCGCTCCATTTGATAAACAACAAAATCGACGTCGAAATAATACCCGGAATATCGTCGGCCACAGCCGCTCCGTTGTTAGCCGGAATACCGCCGACGTCGCGTAATTTTTCTTCCTCGGTTTCAATAGTCACCGGCCATCTCAAGGGAGGAGAATTCGATTATTCGTGGATCGATTTACTAAAGAGGAAAAATCACACGACCGTTGTGTTGATGGGCGTCACTTATGCGGATAAAATTTCCGAACTGGCAAGAAAACAGAAAGTCGACGATTTTACGCCTGCGGCGGTTATTTCCAATGCAGGACGCCGCGATCAAAAAGTTGAAATCGGCGCATTATCGGACTTGGAGGAACTTGCGGCTCGCGCAGTTCAACCGTCTTTGATTGTTTTCGGAGATGTAGTTAATCTCTCACGAATTTTACCGCGCTACACGGTTAACGAATTTATCAATCAACAAGTTTGA
- a CDS encoding nitrite/sulfite reductase, whose protein sequence is MNAILDKIDINSGYDIYKEIDEYETVIRNFFDKKIHPERFKSYRLIYGTYGVRHHEEGTHMQRIKIPGGFILSDQMKTIAELTRDYAASGHAHITTRQDIQLHYVALENIPALLRRLANVGITTREACGNSIRNITASYLSGINPNEIFDIVPYALYCTRYFLRHPLSSTLPRKFKISFSESDEDFAYAQMHDIGAIARIENGERGFKVYAGGGLGAVPMTANLLTEFINEADFFLLIESALRVFHKHGKAERENRNKARMKFFISRVGFEKFRELTFAELKLLKKTRNIGGDLKKYIEIFPLPAPTKNGRDDGLPNNKRISEPAIKEFIELRDNRYWDIFNEGLIEQRQKGYTALLIKPELGNLNPEELNILAEFSDNYGGGYALLTPAQNILIPWINNEFIYDAYNFLAERSFFKQVSGSTRDIVSCPGAFSCRLAVTHPYNLAHDIGLNNEELGGLRIHISGCPNSCGQHHIGDIGLYGASIKSGGGIAPHYVVLLGGNIRIGKIGKVIGKIPARHAHNFIARTVELWNEEKNGNEQFHEFVDRLGFEPFRKILADYAVSNNTSDDLYKEPGFDENYKMEAESRGECAGSLLDLMAVNLFDSIRNIYEAQDDIKAGLINDAKRKCLESILLSSKMFVFLEGIEPETENDILSEFVNRIAAKNWLCNDWSNLKDIYYELKNSPGDKIDELFNYSKEFVYDCDKSFVRLQPNLKIQQCINN, encoded by the coding sequence ATGAACGCAATTTTGGACAAAATAGATATTAACAGCGGGTACGATATCTACAAAGAAATCGACGAATACGAAACGGTCATTCGGAATTTTTTCGATAAAAAAATTCACCCGGAAAGATTCAAAAGCTATCGTTTAATTTACGGCACATACGGAGTCCGGCATCACGAAGAAGGAACGCACATGCAGCGGATTAAAATTCCCGGCGGATTTATCCTTTCGGATCAGATGAAAACAATAGCGGAACTGACGAGGGATTACGCGGCATCTGGACACGCTCATATTACCACGCGACAGGATATTCAACTTCATTACGTAGCGCTTGAAAACATACCGGCGCTACTCAGGCGTTTGGCAAACGTCGGAATTACAACTCGCGAAGCGTGCGGCAACAGCATTCGCAACATTACCGCTTCTTATCTGAGCGGAATAAACCCAAACGAAATATTCGATATTGTGCCATACGCTCTCTATTGCACGCGCTATTTTTTGCGCCATCCTCTCTCTTCAACTCTGCCGCGCAAATTCAAGATCTCCTTTTCGGAGAGCGACGAAGATTTTGCATACGCACAAATGCACGATATCGGAGCCATTGCCCGAATCGAAAACGGCGAACGTGGATTTAAGGTTTATGCCGGAGGCGGACTCGGAGCGGTACCGATGACCGCTAATTTGTTGACCGAATTTATTAACGAAGCCGACTTTTTCCTTTTGATCGAATCGGCACTCAGAGTTTTTCACAAACACGGGAAAGCCGAAAGAGAAAACCGCAACAAAGCCCGAATGAAATTTTTTATTTCCCGGGTCGGTTTCGAAAAATTCCGTGAATTGACGTTTGCCGAACTTAAATTGCTCAAAAAGACAAGGAACATCGGCGGAGACCTGAAAAAATATATTGAAATCTTTCCCCTGCCTGCGCCAACTAAAAACGGAAGGGACGACGGACTTCCGAATAACAAAAGAATATCCGAACCCGCTATCAAAGAATTCATTGAATTGAGGGATAACCGCTACTGGGATATTTTCAACGAGGGATTAATCGAACAGCGACAAAAGGGTTATACCGCGCTTTTAATCAAACCGGAACTCGGAAACCTGAATCCGGAGGAGTTGAACATATTGGCGGAATTTTCGGATAATTACGGCGGCGGTTATGCCTTGCTTACGCCTGCTCAAAATATTTTAATACCGTGGATTAATAACGAATTTATCTACGACGCGTATAATTTCCTGGCTGAAAGATCGTTTTTCAAACAAGTTTCCGGCTCGACCCGCGATATAGTCTCTTGCCCGGGAGCATTTTCGTGCCGGCTTGCAGTAACCCATCCGTATAATCTTGCCCATGATATCGGTCTTAACAACGAAGAATTAGGAGGTTTACGAATTCATATTTCCGGCTGCCCAAATTCATGCGGTCAGCATCACATCGGCGACATAGGGCTCTACGGGGCTTCGATTAAAAGCGGCGGCGGAATCGCTCCGCATTACGTTGTCCTGCTCGGCGGCAATATTCGTATCGGAAAGATAGGAAAGGTTATCGGAAAAATACCCGCCCGCCACGCTCACAATTTTATTGCGCGAACGGTCGAGCTCTGGAACGAAGAAAAAAACGGGAATGAACAATTCCACGAGTTTGTCGACAGATTGGGATTCGAACCTTTCAGAAAAATACTTGCAGATTACGCCGTTTCTAACAATACTTCCGACGATTTATACAAAGAACCCGGCTTCGACGAAAACTATAAGATGGAAGCAGAAAGCAGGGGCGAATGCGCCGGCAGCCTTCTCGATTTAATGGCTGTAAATCTGTTCGATTCCATTCGTAATATTTACGAAGCTCAGGACGACATTAAAGCGGGATTGATTAACGATGCCAAACGGAAATGTCTGGAATCGATACTTCTTTCTTCAAAAATGTTCGTTTTTTTAGAAGGAATCGAACCTGAAACAGAAAACGATATCCTCAGCGAATTCGTAAATCGGATAGCCGCTAAAAATTGGCTCTGCAACGACTGGAGCAATCTTAAGGACATATATTACGAGCTGAAAAACAGTCCGGGCGATAAAATTGACGAACTGTTTAATTATTCAAAGGAATTTGTATACGACTGCGATAAATCGTTTGTACGCTTGCAGCCGAACCTCAAAATCCAACAATGCATCAACAATTAA